A genomic window from Gemmatimonadaceae bacterium includes:
- the hutH gene encoding histidine ammonia-lyase, with product MSAPLQLDGHSLSIAHVAAVADGYRAVQLAPEASARMQRSRGIVEGLASAGAAVYGVTTGFGKLSDIAIPPDQLAQLQVNLIRSHAAGVGPRLPEREVRAMMLLRANCLAKGFSGARAELVELLCAMLNARLWPDVPEQGSVGASGDLAPLAHLALALVGEGTLRHPQGQGPAAEVLRAHGLSPVALGPKEGLALINGTQAHTAVAALALVEARRCWDAAHAAGATTLEALLGTPVAFDPRIHDARGQRGQQLSAARFRELLADSEIRESHRRDDPRVQDAYGLRCMPQVHGPVLQAIEFAESLVTPELNAATDNPLVFDDGTMLSGGNFHGQAAAMALDVLAIAMTNLAVMSERRSDRLTHPDLNEGLPPFLTPTAGVSSGFMMAQVTAAALTSECKVLAHPASVDTIPTDGSKEDVVPMAMGAALKLRRILHNLRHVLAVELMCAAQGLEFRRPLKAGVGVERTYAAVRARVPALAEDRVLGPDIESLAVGVALGEFV from the coding sequence ATGAGCGCCCCCCTCCAGCTCGATGGCCATTCCCTGAGCATCGCCCACGTCGCCGCCGTGGCAGACGGTTACCGCGCGGTGCAGTTGGCGCCCGAGGCGTCTGCGCGGATGCAGCGCAGCCGCGGCATCGTCGAGGGCCTGGCCTCCGCCGGCGCCGCGGTGTACGGCGTAACCACCGGCTTCGGCAAGCTGAGCGACATCGCGATCCCGCCCGACCAACTCGCGCAACTGCAGGTGAACCTCATCCGCTCGCACGCGGCCGGCGTGGGGCCGCGCCTGCCAGAGCGTGAGGTGCGCGCGATGATGCTGCTGCGCGCCAACTGTCTCGCCAAGGGCTTCAGCGGCGCGCGGGCGGAGCTCGTGGAACTGCTCTGCGCGATGCTCAATGCGAGGCTGTGGCCCGACGTGCCGGAGCAGGGCAGCGTGGGGGCCAGCGGCGATCTCGCGCCGCTCGCGCACCTGGCGTTGGCGCTGGTGGGCGAAGGCACATTGCGTCACCCGCAGGGGCAGGGCCCGGCGGCGGAGGTGCTGCGCGCCCACGGGCTGAGCCCCGTGGCGCTGGGGCCGAAGGAGGGACTCGCACTGATCAATGGCACCCAGGCGCATACCGCGGTCGCGGCCTTGGCGCTGGTGGAGGCGCGACGCTGCTGGGACGCCGCGCACGCCGCCGGGGCGACCACGCTGGAGGCGCTGCTCGGCACGCCGGTGGCCTTCGACCCGCGCATCCACGACGCGCGCGGGCAGCGTGGCCAGCAACTGAGCGCCGCGCGCTTCCGAGAGCTCCTCGCCGACAGCGAGATCCGCGAGTCGCATCGCCGCGACGATCCGCGCGTGCAGGACGCCTACGGCCTGCGCTGTATGCCGCAAGTGCACGGCCCGGTGCTGCAGGCCATCGAGTTCGCCGAGTCGCTGGTGACGCCGGAGCTGAACGCGGCGACGGACAACCCGCTGGTGTTCGACGACGGCACGATGCTCAGCGGTGGCAACTTCCACGGCCAGGCCGCGGCGATGGCGCTCGACGTGTTGGCCATCGCGATGACCAACCTCGCCGTGATGAGCGAGCGGCGCAGCGACCGCCTCACGCATCCCGACCTCAACGAAGGCCTGCCGCCCTTCCTCACGCCGACGGCGGGCGTGAGCTCGGGCTTTATGATGGCGCAGGTGACCGCCGCCGCACTCACCAGCGAGTGCAAGGTGCTCGCGCACCCCGCCAGCGTGGACACCATTCCGACGGACGGCAGCAAGGAAGACGTGGTGCCGATGGCGATGGGGGCCGCGCTCAAGCTGCGCCGCATCCTGCACAACCTGCGGCACGTGCTCGCGGTGGAGCTGATGTGCGCGGCGCAGGGACTGGAGTTTCGCCGTCCGCTGAAGGCCGGGGTGGGTGTGGAGCGCACGTATGCGGCGGTGCGCGCGCGGGTGCCGGCGCTTGCCGAGGACCGCGTGCTGGGGCCAGACATTGAGTCGCTAGCGGTTGGCGTCGCACTCGGGGAGTTTGTGTAG
- the hutU gene encoding urocanate hydratase: MPQPIRSPRGSTLSCKGWQQEAALRMLMNNLDPEVAERPEDLVVYGGTGRAARDWPSFHAIVKALRELEADETLLVQSGKPVAVFRTHTTAPRVLIANSNLVGRFATWEHFRELERKGLMMYGQMTAGSWIYIGSQGIVQGTYETFGAVARKHFGGSLAGRFVLTAGLGGMGGAQPLAATMNDAAILGVEVDPTRIQKRLETGYCDKMTTDLDEAMGWIREAQAAKRGLSVGLVGNAAEVLPLMVERGIIPDVVTDQTSAHDMLNGYVPHGMSLAEAAALRTRDPEEYVRRSTASAVAHVQAMRAMQDKGAIAFDYGNNIRTVALDAGLGDAFRIPGFVPEYIRPLFCEGKGPFRWAALSGDPKDIARTDELVLSMFPQDAHLKRWITMARERIHFQGLPARICWLGQGDRAKFGVALNDLVASGELSAPIAIGRDHLDTGSVASPFRETEAMQDGSDAVADWAILNAMLNVAGGASWVSFHHGGGVGIGNSLHAGQVMVADGTPEMRVRLERVLTNDPGIGVARHADAGYEIAIAAAKRAGIKLPMIG; the protein is encoded by the coding sequence ATGCCCCAACCCATTCGCTCCCCCCGCGGCTCCACGCTCTCCTGCAAAGGCTGGCAGCAAGAAGCCGCGCTCCGAATGCTGATGAACAACCTCGATCCCGAGGTCGCAGAGCGGCCGGAGGACTTGGTGGTCTACGGCGGGACCGGCAGGGCGGCCCGCGACTGGCCGTCGTTCCACGCCATCGTCAAGGCGCTGCGGGAGCTCGAGGCCGACGAAACCCTGCTCGTGCAGAGCGGCAAGCCGGTGGCGGTCTTCCGCACGCACACGACGGCGCCGCGCGTCCTCATCGCCAACAGCAACCTCGTCGGGCGCTTTGCCACCTGGGAGCACTTCCGCGAGCTGGAGCGGAAGGGCCTGATGATGTACGGCCAGATGACGGCGGGCTCGTGGATCTACATCGGCTCGCAGGGCATCGTGCAGGGCACCTACGAGACCTTCGGGGCGGTGGCGCGTAAACATTTCGGCGGCAGCCTGGCCGGGCGCTTCGTACTCACTGCGGGGCTCGGCGGAATGGGCGGTGCGCAGCCGCTGGCCGCCACGATGAACGATGCCGCGATCCTCGGCGTCGAGGTGGACCCCACGCGCATCCAGAAGCGCCTCGAGACGGGCTACTGCGACAAGATGACCACCGACCTCGACGAGGCGATGGGCTGGATCCGCGAGGCGCAGGCGGCCAAGCGCGGACTCAGCGTCGGGCTCGTCGGCAACGCCGCGGAGGTGCTGCCGCTGATGGTCGAGCGCGGCATCATCCCGGACGTCGTCACCGACCAGACCTCGGCACACGATATGCTCAACGGCTATGTGCCGCACGGAATGAGCCTAGCTGAGGCGGCGGCGCTGCGGACGCGCGACCCCGAGGAGTATGTGCGGCGATCGACGGCCAGCGCCGTCGCGCACGTGCAGGCGATGCGCGCGATGCAGGACAAGGGCGCCATCGCCTTCGACTACGGCAATAACATCCGCACCGTCGCGTTGGACGCGGGGCTCGGCGACGCCTTCCGCATCCCGGGCTTCGTGCCCGAGTACATCCGGCCGCTGTTCTGCGAAGGGAAGGGGCCGTTCCGTTGGGCGGCGCTCTCCGGCGACCCCAAGGACATCGCGCGCACCGACGAGTTGGTGCTATCGATGTTCCCGCAGGACGCGCATCTCAAGCGCTGGATCACGATGGCGCGCGAGCGCATCCACTTCCAAGGCCTGCCGGCGCGCATCTGCTGGCTGGGGCAGGGCGACCGCGCCAAGTTCGGCGTGGCGCTCAACGATCTCGTGGCCAGTGGCGAGCTCAGCGCGCCGATTGCCATCGGTCGCGACCATCTCGATACCGGCTCCGTGGCCAGCCCCTTCCGCGAGACCGAGGCGATGCAGGACGGCAGCGACGCGGTGGCGGACTGGGCGATCCTCAACGCGATGCTCAACGTCGCCGGCGGTGCCAGTTGGGTGAGCTTCCATCACGGCGGCGGCGTGGGCATCGGCAACTCGCTGCACGCCGGGCAGGTGATGGTCGCCGACGGCACGCCCGAGATGCGGGTTCGGCTCGAGCGTGTGCTCACGAACGACCCGGGCATCGGCGTCGCGCGCCACGCGGACGCGGGGTATGAGATCGCGATCGCTGCGGCGAAGCGGGCGGGGATCAAGTTGCCGATGATTGGCTAA